From the Leptospira sp. WS60.C2 genome, one window contains:
- a CDS encoding DNA replication/repair protein RecF: MFLKKIYIKNFRNHEETQLTFRSRLVFFIGNNGEGKTNLLESISLLSYLKSFRESDQNQLLRWDTSDTFIRAEFESEGNDYLFEYGIEHSFTKRKKLKVNGEEFKKISDYVGYFRSIVMSPPDILIIEDGNVERRRFLDSFISSTNRYYLKQLIEYDRLVKQRNAALKKENTTDREIGIWDEPIIEHDAEIREIRTKTIESLAGYFHKNLLQLSSGKDPFHLTYKPNVTSKEEHRERLFNNLRKDKAIGYTSCGNHRDTLPIGFDDKDLSGFGSQGQKRSAVIALKTACFQMIRDTTGEAPVLLIDDIIRELDVKRREYFVNLISECGQAFFTTTDLEGINEYVGNLTVDKEIYQIESGKVKELTGI; the protein is encoded by the coding sequence ATGTTTCTTAAGAAGATCTACATAAAGAATTTTCGTAACCACGAAGAAACACAACTCACCTTTCGATCCCGTCTTGTCTTCTTCATTGGAAACAATGGAGAAGGGAAGACCAACTTATTAGAATCCATTTCTCTTTTATCTTATTTAAAAAGTTTTCGTGAATCAGACCAAAACCAACTCCTTCGTTGGGATACGTCTGATACATTCATTCGTGCTGAATTTGAATCAGAGGGAAATGACTATCTTTTTGAGTACGGAATCGAACATTCTTTTACCAAACGAAAAAAATTGAAAGTGAATGGAGAAGAGTTTAAAAAAATATCCGATTACGTAGGATACTTTCGTTCCATTGTGATGAGCCCACCTGATATTCTCATTATAGAAGATGGTAATGTAGAAAGACGTAGATTTTTAGATTCTTTTATCTCCTCCACAAATCGTTATTATCTCAAACAACTGATTGAGTATGATCGTTTGGTAAAACAAAGGAATGCCGCTTTAAAAAAAGAAAATACAACTGATCGTGAAATTGGAATTTGGGATGAGCCGATCATTGAACACGATGCAGAGATTCGTGAAATTCGAACGAAAACCATCGAAAGTTTAGCTGGTTACTTTCATAAGAATTTATTACAATTAAGTTCAGGAAAGGATCCATTCCATCTAACATACAAACCAAATGTCACTTCCAAGGAAGAACATAGAGAAAGATTATTTAATAACTTACGTAAAGACAAAGCGATCGGGTATACGAGTTGTGGAAACCATAGGGATACCTTACCGATTGGTTTTGATGACAAAGACTTAAGTGGATTTGGATCCCAGGGTCAAAAACGTAGTGCTGTCATTGCTTTAAAGACTGCCTGTTTCCAAATGATTCGAGATACAACAGGAGAAGCACCAGTTTTACTCATTGATGATATTATCCGGGAACTGGATGTCAAACGAAGGGAATACTTTGTGAATTTGATTTCGGAATGTGGTCAGGCATTTTTTACCACCACCGATTTGGAAGGGATCAATGAGTATGTAGGAAACCTAACAGTTGATAAAGAGATTTACCAAATCGAATCGGGTAAAGTAAAGGAACTCACTGGAATATGA
- the dnaN gene encoding DNA polymerase III subunit beta, with protein sequence MKFTVNTTEFLKAINSVDGVISVREIKSALSNLKIQTGDNEVYLSATDLEIAIKTSVPSTIGEKGTASLPAKQLSSIFKNLNFDTSLLTTTENSENSETMITDASGKMDTKFKVNGIDSEDIKTIPKIDEASVVEFPCQTIREMFRKTSYAMAIEETRFVFNGLFLKPDGTDLIVVGTDGRRLSKIVRKFPKQFPFKNGVIIPHKAVREMLKMMEGKETAKIGFVEEQIYVSSGNVELLFKLIDGNFPDYEQVIPKQTTESVRVVKADFLTFLKQALISAEEPSKQIRLAFTKGNVNISSSNPGTMMFDHNMPIEYNGEPITIAFKGDYLSDVVKAVDDPEVILEFTTSSAPVLFKDPSDSDFVSVIMPMKL encoded by the coding sequence ATGAAATTCACTGTCAATACTACCGAATTCCTAAAAGCAATTAACTCAGTGGATGGAGTGATCTCAGTTCGAGAAATCAAATCGGCTCTCTCCAATTTAAAAATCCAAACCGGCGATAACGAAGTGTATCTCTCAGCGACTGATTTAGAAATCGCGATCAAAACATCTGTTCCATCAACCATTGGAGAAAAAGGAACGGCATCACTTCCTGCAAAACAACTCTCCAGTATTTTTAAAAATTTAAACTTTGATACGAGTTTACTCACAACCACAGAGAATTCCGAAAATTCCGAAACGATGATCACGGATGCATCTGGAAAAATGGATACCAAGTTCAAAGTAAATGGTATCGATTCAGAGGACATCAAAACCATTCCAAAGATAGATGAAGCAAGTGTTGTTGAATTCCCCTGCCAAACGATTCGGGAAATGTTTCGTAAAACATCTTATGCAATGGCTATTGAAGAAACTCGTTTTGTTTTCAATGGTTTATTTTTAAAACCAGATGGCACGGATCTCATTGTTGTGGGAACAGATGGTAGACGTTTGTCAAAAATTGTTCGCAAGTTTCCAAAACAATTCCCATTCAAAAATGGTGTGATCATTCCTCACAAAGCTGTTCGTGAAATGTTAAAGATGATGGAAGGAAAAGAAACAGCTAAGATCGGTTTTGTGGAAGAACAAATTTATGTTTCTTCAGGTAACGTTGAACTATTATTCAAACTGATTGATGGAAACTTCCCTGATTATGAACAAGTGATTCCAAAACAAACAACAGAATCGGTTCGTGTGGTAAAGGCAGATTTCTTAACCTTCTTAAAACAAGCATTGATTTCTGCTGAAGAACCTTCGAAACAAATTCGTTTGGCTTTTACAAAAGGAAATGTAAACATCAGTTCTTCTAATCCTGGAACGATGATGTTTGATCACAATATGCCTATTGAATACAATGGAGAGCCAATCACCATCGCATTTAAAGGAGATTATTTAAGCGATGTGGTGAAGGCTGTAGATGATCCTGAAGTGATTTTGGAATTCACAACCTCTAGCGCGCCAGTGTTGTTTAAGGATCCTTCTGACAGCGACTTTGTTTCTGTCATCATGCCAATGAAACTTTAA
- a CDS encoding tRNA dihydrouridine synthase produces MIKIGNVTIEGDVALSPMAGISDSPYRQITRRFGSAFSYTEFVSTEQLKIGNVKSLDMFRFVPMERPIVFQIFGSDLDTVLHASEIAAERKPDIIDLNMGCSVSKVSHNGSGAGLLKNVRLAGQMIEGIRIRTGLPVTAKIRLGWDSQSLNYLETVKVLEDSGVSAISVHGRTKAMAYTGFADWNAIGEIKSRASVPIYGNGDVQTYAEAIEKKKQYGVDLVLIGRKAIGNPWVFGNIPKHLVPWFEIKSVILEHLDLMIDFYPSNDDYALILFRKHFIKYIENTRFPEDTKRYLLSVTSVDEFKDTLESVKMDSKFLETSDIKNENMNCETFVSLV; encoded by the coding sequence GTGATTAAGATCGGAAATGTAACAATTGAAGGTGATGTTGCTTTGTCGCCAATGGCTGGCATTTCCGATAGTCCGTATCGACAAATTACAAGACGTTTTGGGTCTGCATTTTCCTATACAGAGTTTGTTTCAACAGAACAATTAAAAATAGGCAATGTAAAGTCACTCGATATGTTTCGTTTTGTTCCTATGGAACGACCTATCGTTTTCCAAATCTTTGGTTCCGATTTAGATACAGTGCTCCACGCATCTGAAATTGCTGCGGAACGCAAACCAGATATCATTGATCTGAATATGGGTTGTTCTGTCTCCAAAGTATCACATAACGGATCTGGTGCTGGCCTTTTGAAAAACGTTCGTTTGGCGGGACAAATGATTGAAGGTATCCGAATTAGAACAGGACTTCCCGTAACTGCTAAAATTCGTTTGGGTTGGGATTCTCAATCGTTAAATTATTTAGAGACCGTCAAAGTTTTAGAAGATTCAGGTGTGTCGGCGATTTCTGTTCACGGAAGGACAAAGGCGATGGCCTATACTGGATTTGCCGATTGGAATGCCATTGGAGAAATCAAATCACGCGCTTCAGTTCCTATTTATGGTAACGGTGATGTACAAACGTATGCAGAAGCCATTGAAAAAAAGAAACAATATGGTGTTGATTTGGTATTGATTGGTAGAAAAGCCATTGGTAATCCCTGGGTTTTTGGGAATATACCGAAACATTTGGTTCCATGGTTTGAAATCAAATCAGTCATTCTTGAACACTTAGATTTGATGATTGATTTTTATCCATCAAATGATGATTATGCGTTAATCTTATTTCGAAAGCATTTTATAAAATATATAGAAAATACAAGATTCCCTGAAGATACAAAACGTTACTTACTTTCTGTTACTTCGGTGGATGAATTTAAAGATACATTAGAATCCGTGAAGATGGATTCTAAATTTTTGGAAACAAGCGATATCAAAAACGAGAATATGAACTGTGAAACGTTTGTAAGTCTTGTATAA
- a CDS encoding helix-turn-helix domain-containing protein yields the protein MSSKRSKTTFDWITKGSDIEKIRNQWLEISNSSLPILIVGERGVGKSFWIQKSIEKRNIPQASIIEFDFSDSVSFDLYLNKIKSTKQNITIILNWLTKAKKDDLVSLQQWWKSEKYNEKSKVFFYWEIHTEEMELLNQKNLYSEFYEQFKSFRFELPNLKKRLSELPLFVHEFLEEANVSLNKKITSLDEDFYIFLKNKVFLRNFSELKDLVFALVGFSSGKQIHWKQIPIHFFENSLSELNIQPGISLEQYEKEIIKANLIYTKGNREKAAKLLGISERNLYRKLHEFHLEDLS from the coding sequence GTGTCATCAAAAAGAAGTAAAACTACTTTTGATTGGATTACCAAAGGTTCTGACATCGAAAAGATTAGGAACCAATGGTTAGAAATATCAAACTCGTCTCTACCAATTTTAATTGTTGGTGAACGCGGAGTTGGAAAATCTTTTTGGATTCAGAAAAGCATTGAAAAAAGGAATATTCCGCAGGCTTCCATCATTGAATTTGATTTTTCAGATTCTGTTTCCTTTGATTTGTACCTAAATAAAATAAAATCCACAAAACAAAATATTACAATTATTTTGAATTGGTTAACAAAAGCCAAAAAGGATGATCTGGTTTCCTTACAACAATGGTGGAAATCGGAAAAATACAATGAAAAATCTAAAGTTTTTTTCTACTGGGAAATCCATACCGAAGAAATGGAACTTTTAAACCAAAAGAATCTTTACTCAGAATTTTATGAGCAATTTAAATCCTTTCGATTTGAATTACCTAACTTAAAAAAAAGATTATCTGAATTGCCTCTCTTTGTTCATGAATTTTTGGAAGAAGCCAATGTTTCATTAAATAAAAAGATTACTTCGTTAGATGAAGATTTTTATATTTTTTTAAAAAATAAAGTATTTCTAAGAAACTTTTCGGAATTGAAAGATTTGGTATTTGCATTAGTAGGATTTAGTTCTGGAAAACAAATCCACTGGAAACAAATTCCGATTCATTTTTTTGAAAATTCTTTATCCGAATTAAACATCCAACCTGGAATTAGTTTGGAACAGTATGAAAAAGAAATCATCAAGGCTAATTTGATTTATACAAAAGGCAATCGAGAAAAAGCAGCTAAACTATTAGGAATTTCCGAACGGAATTTATATCGTAAGTTACATGAATTTCACTTGGAAGATTTGTCTTGA
- the gyrA gene encoding DNA gyrase subunit A → MTEQNGQENESNKTLALNLSGRPDVAGALKAGVRVIPVEIEDQMKEAYLDYAMSVIVGRALPDVRDGLKPVHRRVLHAMNERAWRSDRPYVKSAKIVGEVIGNYHPHGDSAVYETMVRMAQTFSMRETLIDGQGNFGSVDGDNAAAYRYTEARLTKLAEELLKDIEKNTVSFSPNFDDTRQQPDVLPANFPNILVNGSTGIAVGMATNIPPHNLKEAVNAVIAMIQNPDITLPELMKILPGPDFPTGGIIIGGEGLYQAYATGKGSIRIRSKVEIIENHKGREIIVIHEIPYQVNKKNLLEKIGDLVNEKVIEGISEILDLSDRKGIRVEIHVKKDANAQVILNQLFKLTQLQVSYGITMLAILDNRPKIFSLKEILKSYAEHRREVVVKRTEFDLDKAQKRAHILEGLRIALENIDEVIRIIRASKDVKEAQSSLMATFALSELQADAILEMRLQRLTSLEVQKIIDELEQVRLLIADLEDILAKPERVKSIICDELGKVSQSFGNTRTTEISLESLESSTFNAEDLIADEEVVVQLSEDMFIKRLPMDTFRRQKRGGKGVQGISTKREDFVKKLSSAMTHDNLMLFSNKGRAFLLKVYELPIGSKEARGKSLKAVINLNDDEIITSLFTFRNFDDSYLLMVTKEGFVKKIQLDEFTNTKKSGIIAIGLRDGDELIDVIANPNNYDVFIGSKNGLAIRMNLNELRSQGRTASGVTAMKLEEDDAIAGITKVEPNTHLFCISENGFGKRTDFEEFSTKGRGGKGMTYLKIGEKNGRAVGISSVKEEDELLVITQSGMAIRVEVKTISMVGRSAMGVKVVNTKDEDFVKDFAVVRESESDEVES, encoded by the coding sequence ATGACCGAACAAAACGGCCAAGAAAACGAATCAAACAAAACCTTAGCACTCAATTTATCCGGTAGACCAGACGTAGCCGGTGCCCTTAAAGCTGGTGTCAGGGTCATTCCGGTTGAAATCGAAGACCAAATGAAGGAAGCTTACCTGGATTATGCGATGAGTGTCATCGTAGGTAGAGCTTTACCAGATGTGCGAGATGGTTTAAAACCAGTGCACAGACGTGTTCTTCATGCGATGAATGAAAGAGCGTGGCGTTCCGACAGACCATATGTGAAGTCTGCAAAAATTGTCGGGGAAGTGATTGGTAATTATCACCCTCACGGTGACTCTGCTGTTTATGAAACCATGGTTCGTATGGCACAAACCTTCTCCATGCGAGAAACACTTATTGATGGTCAAGGTAACTTTGGTTCCGTTGATGGTGACAATGCGGCAGCTTACCGTTATACAGAAGCTCGACTCACAAAACTTGCGGAAGAACTTCTAAAAGATATCGAAAAAAATACTGTTAGCTTTTCGCCTAACTTCGATGATACAAGACAACAACCAGATGTTCTACCGGCCAATTTTCCTAATATCTTAGTCAATGGATCGACTGGGATTGCTGTGGGTATGGCCACAAACATCCCTCCGCATAACTTAAAAGAAGCGGTGAATGCTGTCATTGCGATGATTCAAAATCCTGATATCACTCTTCCAGAATTAATGAAAATACTCCCTGGTCCTGATTTTCCGACAGGTGGTATCATCATCGGTGGGGAAGGATTGTACCAAGCGTATGCGACGGGAAAAGGATCGATTCGCATTCGTTCTAAAGTGGAGATCATCGAAAATCACAAAGGCCGTGAGATCATTGTCATCCATGAAATTCCATACCAGGTGAATAAGAAGAACTTACTTGAGAAAATTGGAGACCTTGTTAATGAAAAGGTCATCGAAGGGATTTCTGAGATTCTAGATCTTTCGGATCGAAAGGGTATTCGTGTCGAAATTCATGTCAAAAAGGATGCCAATGCACAAGTCATCTTAAACCAACTTTTTAAGTTAACACAACTCCAAGTGAGTTATGGAATCACGATGCTTGCGATTTTGGACAACCGTCCTAAAATCTTTTCTCTAAAAGAAATTTTAAAATCGTATGCAGAACATCGTCGCGAAGTTGTTGTCAAACGAACAGAATTTGATTTAGACAAAGCCCAAAAAAGAGCGCATATCTTGGAAGGTTTGCGCATTGCTCTCGAAAATATCGATGAAGTGATTCGTATCATTCGTGCCTCCAAAGATGTGAAAGAAGCACAAAGTTCCCTCATGGCAACGTTTGCATTATCAGAATTGCAAGCAGATGCAATTTTGGAAATGCGTTTGCAACGTTTAACTTCCTTAGAAGTGCAAAAAATCATCGATGAGTTGGAACAAGTAAGGCTTCTCATTGCAGATTTAGAAGATATTTTGGCAAAACCAGAACGAGTGAAGTCGATCATTTGTGACGAACTTGGTAAAGTATCCCAATCGTTTGGAAATACTCGCACAACAGAAATTAGTCTAGAATCCCTAGAATCTTCCACTTTCAATGCGGAAGATTTAATTGCTGATGAAGAAGTGGTGGTCCAACTTTCCGAAGATATGTTTATCAAACGTCTTCCTATGGATACCTTCCGTCGTCAAAAGAGGGGTGGTAAAGGTGTTCAAGGGATCTCAACCAAACGTGAAGACTTTGTTAAAAAACTAAGTAGTGCAATGACCCATGATAACCTAATGTTATTCTCCAATAAAGGAAGGGCATTCTTACTTAAAGTTTATGAGTTACCGATTGGTTCTAAAGAAGCGCGTGGTAAATCTTTAAAAGCGGTCATCAATTTGAACGATGATGAAATTATCACATCATTATTCACATTTCGAAACTTCGATGATTCTTATCTTCTTATGGTTACGAAAGAAGGTTTTGTGAAAAAAATCCAGCTGGATGAATTTACCAACACCAAAAAATCAGGGATCATTGCGATTGGTTTACGTGATGGAGATGAACTCATTGATGTGATCGCTAATCCAAACAACTACGATGTGTTTATAGGTAGTAAAAATGGTCTTGCGATTCGTATGAATTTAAATGAACTCAGATCGCAAGGAAGAACGGCCTCAGGTGTCACGGCAATGAAATTGGAAGAGGATGATGCCATTGCAGGGATTACTAAAGTAGAACCTAATACACATTTGTTCTGTATTTCAGAAAATGGTTTTGGTAAACGAACGGACTTTGAAGAGTTTTCTACCAAAGGTCGAGGTGGAAAAGGAATGACCTATTTGAAGATAGGTGAAAAGAACGGTAGAGCTGTTGGTATCTCCTCCGTAAAAGAGGAAGATGAACTACTTGTGATCACTCAATCTGGTATGGCAATTCGTGTGGAGGTGAAAACAATCTCTATGGTGGGTCGTTCCGCGATGGGCGTGAAAGTAGTGAATACGAAAGATGAAGACTTTGTGAAGGACTTTGCAGTGGTTCGCGAATCTGAATCGGACGAAGTGGAATCATAA
- a CDS encoding PilZ domain-containing protein, which translates to MADSKQSIFSDSYSKYGGAKQKRKDARVKLDVPCTVELVKSKTGPVTGHLSDLGTGGLAFQTTAIFYEGDHVKIQFSLNQNPLEILGTVHRSSGKTTSVIFKPLAPREHTVVQEFIHKHYFDPKVKK; encoded by the coding sequence ATGGCAGATTCTAAACAATCGATTTTCTCTGATAGTTATAGCAAATATGGCGGGGCAAAACAGAAAAGAAAAGATGCACGTGTAAAATTAGATGTTCCTTGTACCGTGGAGCTAGTGAAATCCAAAACAGGACCTGTGACAGGGCATCTTTCTGATTTAGGAACTGGAGGTCTAGCTTTTCAAACCACAGCGATTTTTTACGAAGGGGACCATGTGAAAATTCAGTTTTCTTTGAATCAAAATCCTTTGGAAATTTTGGGAACGGTTCATCGATCTTCAGGAAAAACGACATCTGTGATTTTTAAACCACTTGCTCCCCGCGAACACACAGTAGTGCAAGAGTTCATTCACAAACACTACTTCGATCCAAAAGTTAAAAAATAA
- a CDS encoding lipoprotein LipL21 has protein sequence MKKSLIVCASLIAFVVSCGSNDGGRRDATTVGKNGWIFEGWACAPDAAAAKRGQSPAEYCKGKEKEFDYLYMKFSARASDKAIKANSVAMKQSTCREAARLQVAGDGLKKILGEYLEQASGVSDGQSTGSVIVSESKGIIKGVGVYDCCSLNNETGICANVGEPETWEECQCVGYLRYAGGQKALEAKATAAQ, from the coding sequence ATGAAGAAATCACTTATCGTATGTGCCTCTCTAATCGCATTTGTTGTATCTTGCGGATCCAATGATGGAGGCAGAAGAGACGCTACGACCGTAGGTAAAAATGGTTGGATTTTTGAAGGTTGGGCTTGTGCCCCAGACGCGGCAGCTGCAAAACGTGGTCAAAGCCCTGCTGAGTACTGCAAAGGAAAAGAAAAAGAGTTCGATTATCTTTACATGAAATTTTCTGCACGTGCATCTGACAAAGCAATCAAAGCTAACTCAGTAGCGATGAAACAATCCACATGCCGTGAAGCAGCTCGTTTACAAGTTGCTGGTGATGGTTTGAAAAAAATCTTAGGTGAATACTTAGAACAAGCTTCTGGTGTTTCCGATGGACAATCTACTGGTTCCGTTATCGTATCTGAATCAAAAGGTATCATCAAAGGTGTAGGGGTTTATGACTGTTGCTCTCTTAACAATGAAACAGGAATCTGTGCAAACGTAGGTGAGCCAGAAACTTGGGAAGAGTGCCAATGTGTTGGATACCTAAGATATGCAGGTGGACAAAAAGCTCTCGAAGCAAAAGCAACTGCTGCTCAGTAA
- a CDS encoding DUF721 domain-containing protein, whose amino-acid sequence MKKVELSELFQSLEKLGLDRESVFQDQILKKLRLQWNDIVGEVFGKQSFPKSIDHKKLTVVCRHSMVSQELEFQKSELLLKINRITSPVLLEKIQFKTGNEFQNPRS is encoded by the coding sequence ATGAAAAAAGTCGAACTCTCTGAATTATTCCAAAGCCTTGAAAAATTGGGTCTTGATCGGGAATCTGTATTCCAAGACCAAATTCTTAAAAAACTTCGATTGCAATGGAATGACATTGTTGGTGAAGTATTTGGTAAACAGAGTTTTCCCAAATCCATTGATCATAAAAAACTGACAGTCGTTTGTCGTCACTCCATGGTATCCCAAGAATTGGAGTTCCAGAAATCGGAACTTTTACTAAAAATCAATCGAATTACAAGTCCAGTTTTATTGGAAAAAATCCAATTCAAAACGGGCAATGAATTCCAAAATCCTAGGTCGTAA
- the gyrB gene encoding DNA topoisomerase (ATP-hydrolyzing) subunit B, with translation MSNQTDQNAYSASKIKILEGLEAVRKRPGMYIGTQDESGLHKMVYEVVDNSVDEAMAGHCTEIDVRILPDNIIEVRDNGRGIPTGIHPDKGKSTIEVVLTILHAGGKFENDAYKVSGGLHGVGVSVVNALSTYLEVEVHQEGKLHYQKYQAGVPIEDVKIIGETTHRGTVVRFKPDNTIFTTVDFSFDTLSARFREIAFLNKGLLIRIEDQRKEEIAKHEFKFDGGIVSFVEYITESKHPLHKVLHFVGEKENVWAEIALQYCDTYSENIFCFTNAINNNLGGTHLEGFRTALTRTLNDHLKKDQTLFKKQPNGLQGDDIKEGLCAVISIKIPQPQFNSQTKEKLVNAEVKGLMQTITGEGLNRYFEENPAIIKKILEKGILASKAREAARRARDLTRRKTVLEGGGLPGKLADCSEKDPELCELFLVEGDSAGGSAKQGRDRNTQAILPLKGKILNVEKARLDKILSNEEIRTLITVMGTGIGDDEFNVEKLRYRKIIIMTDADVDGSHIRTLLLTFFFRYMKPIIERGSLYVAQPPLYLLKFGKEAVYVYSDREKDEILKSRPNDKVVIQRYKGLGEMNPEQLWDTTMDPKERVMLQVKLQDFVEAEDTFNILMGDEVSPRRRFIEANSYKVANLDL, from the coding sequence ATGTCCAACCAAACCGATCAAAACGCCTATTCAGCCTCAAAAATCAAGATCCTAGAGGGTCTAGAGGCGGTCCGGAAACGTCCCGGAATGTATATCGGAACCCAAGATGAATCGGGCCTCCATAAAATGGTCTACGAGGTTGTGGACAACTCTGTAGACGAAGCAATGGCTGGCCATTGTACTGAAATTGACGTTCGCATTTTACCAGACAATATCATAGAAGTCCGAGACAATGGGCGTGGGATCCCAACAGGAATTCACCCTGACAAAGGAAAATCTACCATCGAAGTTGTACTTACCATCCTTCATGCTGGTGGTAAGTTTGAAAATGATGCTTATAAAGTTTCCGGTGGTTTACATGGGGTGGGGGTGTCAGTTGTTAACGCTCTTTCTACCTATTTGGAAGTGGAAGTTCATCAAGAGGGAAAACTCCATTACCAAAAATACCAAGCTGGTGTTCCTATCGAAGATGTTAAAATTATCGGAGAAACAACGCACCGCGGAACAGTTGTTCGTTTTAAACCAGATAACACTATTTTTACTACCGTTGATTTTTCCTTTGATACCCTTTCTGCAAGGTTTCGCGAAATTGCGTTCTTAAACAAAGGTCTTCTCATTCGCATTGAAGACCAAAGAAAAGAAGAAATTGCTAAACATGAATTTAAGTTTGATGGTGGTATCGTTTCCTTCGTGGAATACATCACTGAATCGAAACATCCTCTTCACAAAGTATTACACTTCGTTGGGGAAAAAGAGAATGTTTGGGCAGAGATTGCTCTTCAGTATTGCGACACGTATAGTGAAAATATTTTTTGTTTTACCAATGCTATTAACAACAATTTGGGTGGAACACATTTAGAAGGATTTAGAACCGCTCTCACAAGAACTCTCAACGACCATCTGAAAAAAGACCAAACCTTATTCAAAAAACAACCCAATGGTTTACAAGGGGATGATATCAAAGAAGGTCTTTGTGCTGTTATCTCGATCAAAATTCCGCAACCTCAGTTTAACTCACAAACAAAAGAAAAGTTAGTGAACGCAGAAGTGAAAGGTCTTATGCAAACCATCACAGGAGAAGGACTCAATCGTTACTTTGAGGAAAATCCTGCCATCATCAAAAAGATTCTAGAAAAAGGAATCTTAGCATCAAAAGCAAGAGAAGCGGCAAGACGAGCCAGAGACCTTACTCGTCGTAAAACGGTATTGGAAGGCGGAGGTCTACCAGGTAAATTGGCAGACTGTTCTGAAAAAGATCCAGAGTTGTGTGAACTCTTCCTTGTCGAGGGGGACTCAGCGGGCGGATCTGCGAAACAAGGTCGTGATCGAAATACGCAAGCGATCCTTCCTCTTAAAGGAAAAATTCTCAACGTAGAAAAAGCTCGATTGGATAAAATTCTATCGAATGAAGAAATTCGAACACTAATCACAGTTATGGGAACTGGAATCGGGGATGATGAGTTTAACGTAGAAAAACTCCGCTATCGAAAAATCATAATTATGACAGATGCCGATGTGGATGGTTCTCACATTCGAACGTTGTTACTAACGTTTTTCTTCCGTTATATGAAACCCATTATCGAACGCGGCTCTCTCTATGTAGCTCAACCACCCTTGTATCTCTTGAAGTTCGGCAAGGAAGCGGTGTATGTGTATTCTGATCGTGAAAAAGATGAGATCTTAAAATCCAGACCAAATGATAAAGTTGTCATACAACGATACAAAGGACTTGGGGAGATGAACCCGGAACAACTTTGGGATACCACAATGGATCCAAAAGAACGAGTGATGTTACAAGTAAAGTTACAAGACTTCGTCGAAGCAGAAGATACATTCAATATCCTAATGGGTGATGAAGTGTCTCCTCGTCGTCGTTTCATTGAAGCAAACTCGTATAAAGTAGCAAATTTAGATCTTTAA